One Chloroflexota bacterium DNA segment encodes these proteins:
- a CDS encoding 4Fe-4S binding protein: MFEMPIINRELCNGCGLCLSVCECGALALVGNIIRIVDTDECGYCTECESVCPTGAIQCPYEIVIEESYEINLE, translated from the coding sequence ATGTTTGAAATGCCCATCATAAACCGCGAGCTGTGCAATGGGTGCGGGCTATGCCTCAGTGTGTGTGAGTGCGGGGCCCTTGCCCTTGTGGGCAACATAATCAGGATTGTCGATACAGACGAGTGCGGCTATTGCACAGAATGTGAATCTGTATGCCCCACCGGAGCCATCCAGTGTCCCTATGAGATAGTCATCGAGGAAAGCTACGAGATAAACCTGGAGTAA
- a CDS encoding Crp/Fnr family transcriptional regulator has translation MAIEIELLKSVPYFSGLHQPELEAIKRHVFEQSAERNDMIVLEGEPAEAVYCVVSGAVKVFKTSVEGKEQILCIIRPGESFNDVAVFDGGPNPASAIGMTPVTLYGITRADMESLLREHPAIANNVIKVLSKKVRHFVSLVEDLSFRHVTSRIAKLLLEYATNHAVQDEEPQARPKLTQQEMAAMVGTAREVVGRSLKALEESGAIRMDRHRIVITNKKVLEEASGVTE, from the coding sequence ATGGCTATAGAAATTGAGCTCCTGAAGTCCGTCCCGTATTTCTCCGGCTTACATCAGCCTGAACTGGAAGCCATCAAACGCCATGTATTCGAGCAGTCAGCCGAGAGGAACGACATGATAGTCCTGGAGGGTGAGCCTGCCGAAGCGGTGTATTGTGTGGTTTCCGGGGCAGTCAAGGTATTCAAGACTTCTGTTGAAGGCAAGGAGCAGATTCTATGTATCATACGGCCCGGCGAGTCCTTCAATGATGTTGCCGTGTTCGATGGCGGGCCCAATCCTGCCAGTGCTATAGGCATGACCCCGGTCACCCTCTATGGCATAACCAGGGCTGACATGGAGTCCCTCTTGAGGGAGCATCCAGCCATCGCTAACAACGTGATAAAGGTTCTATCGAAGAAGGTTCGCCACTTTGTCTCTCTGGTCGAAGACCTCTCCTTCCGGCACGTAACCAGTAGGATAGCCAAGCTCCTTCTGGAATATGCTACAAACCATGCGGTGCAGGACGAAGAACCACAAGCCAGACCCAAGCTCACCCAGCAAGAGATGGCAGCCATGGTGGGAACAGCCCGGGAGGTGGTCGGCAGGTCACTCAAAGCCTTGGAGGAGAGCGGCGCTATCAGGATGGACCGACACCGCATTGTGATCACCAACAAGAAAGTACTCGAGGAGGCGAGTGGGGTGACCGAGTGA
- a CDS encoding ferritin family protein — protein MTEQTHKITQALEAALQMEIEGKQFYQKSAEKSSNPLSRKLLQRLAADEDLHAQKLKEVHDVIKGNKGWPDKETKFKHEISLRSVFDEGVEDLDAEPAKPTASELEALKMAMTMEDKSYSFYRSRNEEAASPAEKAFYQALSAEERVHYLALLDAYDYLLNPQGWFTKKERWGLDGG, from the coding sequence ATGACGGAGCAGACTCACAAAATCACCCAGGCTTTGGAGGCAGCACTCCAAATGGAGATCGAGGGAAAGCAATTCTATCAGAAATCGGCAGAGAAGAGCAGCAACCCGCTGTCCAGGAAGCTATTACAGCGTCTGGCCGCTGACGAAGATCTGCATGCCCAGAAGCTAAAAGAGGTACATGATGTAATCAAGGGCAATAAGGGATGGCCTGACAAGGAGACCAAATTCAAACATGAAATAAGCCTGAGAAGCGTCTTCGATGAGGGCGTAGAGGATTTGGATGCCGAGCCTGCCAAGCCGACCGCCAGCGAACTGGAAGCGCTGAAGATGGCCATGACTATGGAGGACAAGAGCTACAGCTTCTACAGGAGCCGCAACGAAGAAGCAGCCTCTCCTGCCGAGAAAGCCTTTTACCAGGCACTGAGTGCCGAGGAGAGAGTCCACTACCTTGCCCTGCTGGATGCCTACGACTACCTCTTGAACCCGCAGGGCTGGTTCACCAAGAAAGAGCGCTGGGGACTGGACGGAGGGTAA
- a CDS encoding flavodoxin family protein, translating to MRVLGIMGSPRVGGNTDLLLDEAMKGARSQGAEMEKIIVDKLQIAPCREYHGCLKDGNCIIRDDMDAVYPKLLEADGLIVASPMFFYGITSQLKALIDRCQALWARKYVLKQSCPNPNRKGAFIAVGATKGENLFDGSILTIRYFFKTISVQYTEDLLVRGVDKNGEIKKHPTALKDAFELGKRLAQKADKV from the coding sequence TTGAGAGTTCTGGGGATCATGGGAAGTCCGAGGGTAGGAGGCAATACCGACCTTCTCCTGGACGAGGCGATGAAGGGAGCCCGGAGCCAGGGAGCGGAGATGGAGAAGATTATCGTGGATAAGCTCCAGATAGCTCCCTGCCGTGAATACCATGGCTGCCTGAAGGATGGGAACTGTATTATCAGAGACGACATGGATGCTGTTTATCCCAAGCTGCTCGAAGCCGACGGCCTCATAGTTGCCTCGCCCATGTTCTTCTACGGGATTACCAGCCAGCTCAAGGCCCTTATCGATCGATGCCAGGCTCTATGGGCAAGGAAATACGTTCTCAAGCAGAGTTGCCCAAACCCAAATAGAAAGGGGGCCTTCATTGCTGTCGGGGCCACCAAAGGAGAGAACCTTTTCGACGGGTCAATATTGACGATCAGATACTTTTTCAAAACTATTAGCGTCCAGTACACAGAAGACCTCCTGGTCAGGGGCGTCGACAAAAACGGAGAGATTAAGAAGCACCCGACCGCGCTAAAGGACGCTTTTGAGCTGGGTAAAAGATTAGCCCAAAAGGCAGATAAGGTGTAG
- a CDS encoding CoA-binding protein, translating into MSETNQEENILKTSRTVAVVGLSPNEERPSFRVASYLKEQGYKVIPVNPRFAQILEETSYPNLTSIPEKVDVVDVFRRADEIPDIVEQAIRIGAKVVWMQEGVVNELAAARARGAGLMVVMDKCMLKEHLKMREKEVK; encoded by the coding sequence ATGAGCGAAACGAACCAGGAAGAGAATATCTTGAAGACCAGCCGAACCGTGGCTGTGGTAGGACTTTCGCCGAATGAAGAGCGCCCCAGCTTCAGGGTAGCATCATACCTGAAAGAGCAAGGATACAAGGTCATACCTGTGAACCCCAGATTTGCCCAGATACTGGAGGAGACCTCTTATCCCAACCTCACCTCGATCCCGGAGAAGGTAGATGTCGTCGATGTCTTCCGCCGGGCTGACGAGATACCCGACATAGTCGAGCAGGCGATCAGGATCGGGGCTAAAGTGGTATGGATGCAGGAAGGCGTAGTAAACGAGCTGGCGGCTGCCAGGGCCAGGGGTGCTGGCCTTATGGTGGTGATGGACAAATGCATGCTGAAAGAGCACCTGAAGATGCGAGAGAAAGAAGTCAAATAG
- a CDS encoding rubrerythrin family protein — translation MPKTNENVQYAFAGESQANRKYLFFADKAEEEGHKQAARLFRAAAEAETVHARNHLRVMQGIKSTKDNLAVAISGENHEFTQMYPGFIKEADAEGQTQAKRSFDMANQVEKIHHGLFQAALENLNKGKAVDDKPFFVCQVCGNTVEGSAPDKCPVCGASAKMFKRID, via the coding sequence ATGCCCAAGACAAATGAGAATGTGCAATATGCTTTTGCTGGAGAAAGCCAGGCCAACCGCAAGTACCTCTTCTTCGCCGATAAGGCCGAAGAAGAGGGCCACAAACAGGCGGCACGACTGTTTCGTGCTGCGGCAGAGGCAGAGACAGTCCACGCCCGCAATCACCTCAGGGTAATGCAGGGCATCAAATCCACAAAGGATAACCTGGCGGTAGCCATCAGTGGTGAGAATCACGAATTCACCCAGATGTACCCCGGTTTCATCAAGGAGGCCGATGCCGAAGGCCAGACTCAGGCCAAGCGCAGTTTCGACATGGCCAACCAGGTAGAGAAGATCCACCATGGCCTGTTCCAGGCTGCTCTCGAAAACCTGAACAAGGGCAAGGCTGTGGATGACAAACCTTTCTTCGTCTGCCAGGTCTGCGGCAACACAGTGGAAGGCTCGGCTCCAGATAAGTGCCCTGTATGCGGGGCCTCCGCAAAAATGTTCAAACGAATCGATTAA